A part of Acetonema longum DSM 6540 genomic DNA contains:
- a CDS encoding GTPase, with product MKQIILIGRPNSGKTLFAIHFAEYLGVHNIRIVFRAHNGIVTSRRFTPEEAKRELCGPDLHKTKHLQSVTLNMPIGRTNIDFLLNDTCGIAEEIHPDKTIRRGMAQTLNLMRQADYIFHMIDASQPAACHADGKSNKNTNIDSEIYYYGIVRSAYSILVNKIDIVDDSQCLKQVQSRYPQAAIIPVSALHGTGFREVKACVGHNI from the coding sequence ATGAAGCAAATCATTTTGATTGGCCGCCCCAACTCGGGTAAGACATTGTTTGCCATTCATTTCGCCGAATATTTGGGGGTTCATAATATCAGGATTGTTTTTAGAGCCCATAACGGTATCGTCACTTCCCGCCGCTTTACACCCGAGGAAGCAAAACGAGAATTGTGTGGACCGGATTTACATAAAACCAAACATCTCCAATCTGTCACTCTGAATATGCCCATAGGCAGAACCAATATTGATTTCTTGCTAAATGACACCTGCGGCATAGCGGAAGAAATCCATCCGGACAAAACCATTCGACGCGGCATGGCGCAAACTTTGAATCTAATGCGTCAGGCCGACTATATTTTTCATATGATTGACGCATCGCAACCTGCTGCCTGCCATGCTGACGGTAAGTCAAACAAGAACACGAATATAGACTCTGAAATATATTATTACGGCATAGTTCGCAGTGCTTATAGTATTCTAGTCAATAAAATCGATATAGTAGACGACAGTCAATGCCTCAAACAGGTCCAGTCCCGCTATCCTCAGGCTGCGATCATTCCCGTTTCCGCATTGCATGGGACAGGATTTCGAGAGGTGAAGGCTTGTGTGGGACATAATATTTAA
- the hfq gene encoding RNA chaperone Hfq, translated as MTTKVINLQDSFLNQVRKENIPVVIYLVNGFQLRGAVKGFDNFTVIIENEGKQQLVYKHAISTITPFRPLAGGYEKREDKPENK; from the coding sequence ATGACAACCAAAGTAATTAATCTCCAGGATAGTTTTTTAAATCAGGTCCGAAAGGAAAATATCCCTGTCGTTATTTATTTAGTCAATGGGTTTCAATTACGGGGCGCGGTAAAAGGCTTTGATAATTTTACCGTTATCATTGAAAATGAGGGGAAACAACAATTGGTGTATAAACATGCCATATCCACCATTACTCCTTTCCGTCCTTTAGCAGGAGGATATGAGAAGCGGGAGGATAAACCGGAGAATAAGTAA